The DNA sequence CTACCCACGGACGATcctgggaagaagagggaggctACATAAAGCCGATCCACCGGACTCACTTAGACCTCATCAAATTCTCTCAGATTGACGATGACTATACGACAGTTACCAACTGCCTTCTTAAATTTGCAGACACTGCTTGTGATGCCATCATGAAACGATTCTCATGTACGTCCTAAGGCTCTTATTTATTGCTTATACTCTTAGATAAAGAAGTGTACATGTCTATTGCACTCTCTCGGAGGGATGAGGTCTGTTGGATTGTTCAAGCCATGATCATTTCGAGCTATTTTGAACTGTTATGGTCCACGGTCCACTAGTTTTGAGGCCGAAAAATGGAAAATTGAGGCTAACATCTTAAAGCGGTACACAATACTCTCCAACTGTTCATAGAATCTGTTTCTGTAGAACAGATCTTACAGATACTGCAGTCAATTATTCAAGAGCAGCATGGTATCGCATTACCATCCAATGTACCGCTCCTGGACTATGATCGGCCGGAATTCAGCTGGATATTCAAAAGTCTGAACTTTCAGCATTGGGAATCTGCCTCCGACTCCCAGATTTTATCGTTATATGGACCGCCCGAATGCAACATACGTCATATCGCATCATATATTGTGAACAGAAGTTCTCCAAAGACGCAACGAACTATTCTATACTATTTCTGTTCCTCTCGAATGCGTAAAACCCCGATTGTCTCTCATTTCGTTCTCACTTTCCTCTATCAATTTATTCGCCATTCACCAAAAgacaagcaaaaagcaaTTTTCAAAAGATTCCTTCGAGACCTTGTTCAGGTTATACatggaggagaaaaagactACATTACAGAATCAGAGCGCTTCAAAGCCTCTACAGACATGTGGTTAAATAAAGTCATCGGTGCTCCAGCTGGCATACTTTGGGCTGCATTGATGACGGTCCTAACTAATGAGCCTGACAGACAGTTGTTGGTCATTGTTGATGGATTAGAAAACATCGAGGATGATACAGGCGAATTCATCAAGGGAATTCGTACATTTGTGGATCGTTTACGGCAGCGAAACTTAAACATGAAAGCTTTGCTGGCAAGTCAACCTCGGGATCACATCAAAGAAATTTTTGGTGGGTTACCATATATTGAacatgatgagatgagaggTGCTACTTTTCCCTCACGCCACGTTATAAACTTAACTAACACTATTATTTATAGAGTCTCAAGCTACTCTTTGCTTCAATAACCCAAGTCACAGTAAAATTTCGAAAGAACATGAAAGTTCCGTGGAATGGGAGTAGGCGTATGACCAATGCAAAGAGTGGTTAAAGCCGAGCGCTTCTCGCGAGTTTTATATCTCCAAGGAAACTCTAGTGGCAGGAAAAGAGCTCTAGAGACTATCTTACGAAATAGAACTTTGGAGGCAAAATCTGCGATTGTGgttccttcttttttttttttttttttttaactgtGCAGAGACAGTCCACTACAACACTCTTCGATATATTCTCTGGGAGGACCTAGTCCAGCACGAGGCATCTTTTTATCGCTATTTCCAATCCGAGTATCGGCACCGGTACAAGAATAAACAAGCCCTGATGTTGCTAGGTTCGCTGCACTAGGTACAGATAATTGAGATTAAGGCATTGAACTCATCTTAATAATGATCATTCTCAAAAG is a window from the Trichoderma atroviride chromosome 5, complete sequence genome containing:
- a CDS encoding uncharacterized protein (EggNog:ENOG41), yielding MRKTPIVSHFVLTFLYQFIRHSPKDKQKAIFKRFLRDLVQVIHGGEKDYITESERFKASTDMWLNKVIGAPAGILWAALMTVLTNEPDRQLLVIVDGLENIEDDTGEFIKGIRTFVDRLRQRNLNMKALLASQPRDHIKEIFGGLPYIEHDEMRESQATLCFNNPSHSKISKEHESSVEWE
- a CDS encoding uncharacterized protein (EggNog:ENOG41), producing MKRFSSVHNTLQLFIESVSVEQILQILQSIIQEQHGIALPSNVPLLDYDRPEFSWIFKSLNFQHWESASDSQILSLYGPPECNIRHIASYIVNRSSPKTQRTILYYFCSSRMRKTPIVSHFVLTFLYQFIRHSPKDKQKAIFKRFLRDLVQVIHGGEKDYITESERFKASTDMWLNKVIGAPAGILWAALMTVLTNEPDRQLLVIVDGLENIEDDTGEFIKGIRTFVDRLRQRNLNMKALLASQPRDHIKEIFGGLPYIEHDEMRESQATLCFNNPSHSKISKEHESSVEWE